One part of the Glycine max cultivar Williams 82 chromosome 14, Glycine_max_v4.0, whole genome shotgun sequence genome encodes these proteins:
- the LOC112999348 gene encoding uncharacterized protein codes for MAFRKNHPLKFSGDYDPKGARLWLAEIEKIFEAMGCLEGHKNAFEDKFLDNYFPRDLRKRKVREFQDLKQGNMSIGEYTAKFNELLQYWPQYQDARNEEDLCAQFENGLRLEIQQAVSYMQITDFNQLVMKCRIFENKMKERQARGFGGPQRSHPFRENNNKRRKPYSSNKGKQPMATSNMSQSKGTGVQCFQCGGPHLRRNCPQLQQTQEDRCYICGKVGHYARECRMAERPTITANSNTVNGGSTNPTRSSNVSNNNNTSGGRKKVPSRVFAMSGSEAAASDDLIQAHLDEILGMDWLSTNHIFLNCKEKMLVFGGNVIPNEPLKENAANDGVGDVRTYMVLFSMNVEEVSEVNSILVVSEFPEVFPNEICELPPEREVEFIIDMVPGANPVSIAPYRMSPAELAENKKEHEKHLRIVLHILRDRKLFAKLSKCEFWLEKVQFLGHVISKDGVAVDPVKVESVMEWQQPTTPTEVQSFLGLADYYRKFIEGFSKLALPLTKLTRKNEKFVWNEKCEQSFQELKRRLTTAPVLRCERARLRVRIDAGGKGSGLCFTPIASS; via the exons atggctttccgtaagaaccacccgctGAAGTTCAGTGGGGACTATGATCCAAAGGGTGCTAGGTTATGGTTAGCTGAGATTgagaagattttcgaggcgatgggttgcctcGAGGGGCATAAG AATGCCTTCGAGGACAAATTCCTAGACAACTATTTTCCACGAGATCTCAGAAAGCGAAAGGTGAGGGAATTCCAGGATTTGAAGCAGGGAAACATGTCCATTGGAGAATACACGGCCAAATTTAATGAACTTCTACAGTActggcctcaataccaagatgctcggaacGAAGAGGActtatgtgctcagtttgagaatgggcttcgaCTGGAGATTCAACAGGCAGTTAGCTACATGCAGATTACAGATTTCAATCAACTGGTGATGAAGTGCCGAATATTtgagaacaagatgaaagagaggcaAGCCAGAGGCTTTGGAGGACCACAAAGAAGCCACCCTTTTAGAGAAAACAATAATAAGAGGAGGAAGCCATATTCCAGCAACAAGGGGAAACAACCTATGGCTACGTCCAACATGAGCCAGTCAAAGGGGACTGGGGTACAGTGCTTTCAGTGCGGAGGACCACATCTTAGGAGAAATTGCCCACAACTCCAACAGACACAGGAAGATCGTTGCTATATTTGTGGCAAGGTAGGCCATTATGCTCGGGAGTGTAGAATGGCTGAGAGACCGACGATAACTGCCAATTCTAACACAGTCAACGGTGGATCTACTAATCCCACGAGGAGcagtaatgttagcaacaacaataacactagtggtggaagaaAGAAGGTACCCTCccgggtatttgctatgagtggaTCAGAAGCTgctgcctccgacgatttgatacAGG ctcatctagatgAGATCTTGGGAATGGActggttatctactaaccatatctttctaaacTGCAAAGAGAAGATGCTAGTATTTGGTGGAAATGTAATTCCAAATGAACCATTGAAGGAGAATGCTGCCAACGATGGAGTAGGGGACGTTCGAACCTACATGGTGCTGTTCTCCATGAATGTAGAGGAGGTCTCTGAAGTTAACAGTATACTGGTGGTGTCAGAATTCCCAGAGGTCTTTCCTAATGAAATTTGTGAattaccacctgagagagaagtggagTTCATTATTGACAtggtgcctggggcgaatccagtgtcgatcGCGCCCTATAGGATGTCTCCAGcagaactagcagag AATAAGAAGGAGCATGAAAAGCACTTGAGAattgtgttgcatatcctgagggataggaaATTGTTCGCCAAACTGTCGAAATGTGAATTTTGGTTAGAGAAAGTGCAGTTCCTggggcacgtgatttctaaAGATGGGGTTGCGGTGGACCCGGTTAAAGTGGAatcggttatggagtggcaacaaccgacaactccaacAGAAGTTCAAAGTTTCTTGGGGTTGGCCGACTATTATAGGAaattcattgagggattttctaaattagCACTACCCCTAACTAAACTAactcgtaagaatgagaagtttgtttGGAATGAGAAATGTgagcaaagcttccaagagttgaagaggcgaTTGACAACAGCTCCGGTGTTGCGATGCGAGCGGGCAAGGCTTAGGGTGCGTATTGATGCAGGAGGGAAGGgtagtggcttatgcttcacTCCAATTgcgtcctcatga